A single window of Treponema sp. J25 DNA harbors:
- a CDS encoding glycoside hydrolase family 99-like domain-containing protein, whose amino-acid sequence MKEKSQPRIIAFYLPQFHHIPENDGWWGKGFTEWTNVKRASPFFEGHEMPYLPHPDIGFYDLGEEITLVKQAEMAKSFGVSGFCFYHYWFKGKLLLEKPLLQFLKNPKIDIKFCLCWANESWTRNWNGGNKEILQMQDYGGLEDWIDHFDWLTPFLQDKRAIHFNGSPLILVYRVGQINHFNDMIAVWRNRAREVGIGNICIGGILNFHKDSYEIKNLDLDMVVEFEPFYSLRNSRMSTAIRQEGNNTIISYPEIITSCREIQFHSFQVPGACPRWDNTPRHLTGGATIFTGCSPSLFKNQLLEKFRKLDCQNPFVFVNAWNEWGEGCALEPEAGQGYAYLEALKEALQEWKNFEGGSCDK is encoded by the coding sequence ATGAAAGAAAAGTCACAACCTCGAATCATAGCATTTTACCTTCCTCAATTTCATCATATTCCTGAAAATGATGGGTGGTGGGGCAAAGGATTTACGGAGTGGACAAATGTAAAACGGGCCTCCCCTTTTTTTGAGGGGCATGAAATGCCCTATTTGCCTCACCCAGATATAGGTTTCTATGATCTGGGAGAAGAAATAACTCTTGTAAAACAAGCGGAGATGGCGAAATCTTTTGGTGTTTCCGGCTTTTGTTTTTATCATTATTGGTTCAAAGGGAAATTGTTACTTGAAAAACCACTACTGCAATTTCTTAAAAATCCCAAAATAGATATTAAGTTCTGTTTATGTTGGGCTAATGAAAGTTGGACCCGTAATTGGAATGGAGGTAATAAAGAAATCTTGCAAATGCAAGATTATGGTGGTTTGGAAGACTGGATAGATCATTTTGACTGGCTTACCCCTTTTTTACAAGACAAAAGAGCTATCCATTTTAACGGTAGTCCCCTCATTCTTGTATATCGGGTTGGTCAAATTAACCATTTTAACGATATGATTGCTGTGTGGCGTAATCGTGCTCGAGAAGTTGGAATTGGTAATATTTGTATTGGAGGGATTCTCAATTTTCATAAAGATAGTTACGAGATAAAGAATCTTGATCTTGACATGGTAGTAGAATTCGAACCGTTCTATTCTTTAAGAAATTCTAGGATGTCTACCGCGATAAGACAGGAAGGAAATAATACTATTATTTCTTATCCTGAGATTATAACATCTTGTCGGGAAATACAATTCCATTCTTTTCAGGTTCCAGGGGCATGTCCACGCTGGGACAATACCCCAAGGCATCTAACGGGAGGAGCCACTATATTCACCGGTTGTAGCCCATCCTTATTCAAGAACCAACTTCTTGAAAAATTTAGAAAGCTTGATTGTCAAAATCCTTTTGTTTTTGTTAATGCGTGGAACGAATGGGGTGAAGGATGTGCCCTTGAACCTGAGGCTGGTCAAGGCTATGCTTACCTTGAAGCACTAAAAGAGGCTTTACAAGAATGGAAAAATTTTGAGGGAGGATCATGTGATAAATAG